A region of Sphingomonas crusticola DNA encodes the following proteins:
- a CDS encoding GSCFA domain-containing protein, with product MADHPYRHLPNGAYWRRAVAAAGAEVDPIMGDFLRITPEDKVATAGSCFAQHVARHLAASGFNYLVCEAAHPIVPDDAARAAGYGLYTARYGNIYTTLQLVQLFDRAYGRFAPAEDVWTAPDGGGVVDPFRPTIQPGGFASEAEMRADRTQHLARVREAFETLDILVFTLGLTEAWISKEDGAAFPLCPGVAGGAFDPNRHEFRNLRAGEVRAQIGAFVKRLRSVNPAARVVLTVSPVPLAATASGNHVLPATIYSKSVLRVAAQEAAEELEGVFYFPSYEIVTGPQARGRFFADDLREVTEEGVEHVMRVFLRHAAGIEGTSAPGEQRAPQDRFTADITRWVETMCDEAMLDGEDA from the coding sequence ATGGCCGATCATCCCTATCGCCACCTGCCGAACGGCGCCTATTGGCGACGCGCGGTGGCGGCGGCCGGCGCCGAGGTCGATCCTATCATGGGCGACTTCCTGCGCATCACGCCGGAGGACAAGGTTGCGACTGCCGGAAGCTGCTTCGCGCAGCATGTCGCCCGGCACCTGGCAGCGTCGGGCTTCAACTATCTCGTCTGCGAGGCAGCGCATCCGATCGTGCCGGACGATGCGGCCCGGGCAGCCGGCTATGGCCTCTACACCGCACGCTACGGCAACATCTACACGACGCTGCAGCTCGTCCAGCTGTTCGACCGCGCTTACGGCCGGTTTGCGCCTGCCGAGGACGTCTGGACCGCGCCGGATGGCGGAGGCGTGGTCGATCCGTTCCGCCCCACCATTCAGCCTGGCGGCTTCGCATCGGAGGCGGAGATGCGCGCGGACCGGACGCAACATCTCGCGCGGGTACGCGAAGCGTTCGAGACGCTCGACATATTGGTGTTCACGCTCGGGCTGACCGAGGCCTGGATATCGAAGGAGGACGGTGCCGCCTTCCCGCTCTGCCCGGGTGTGGCAGGAGGAGCCTTCGACCCAAACCGCCATGAATTCCGCAATCTGCGGGCCGGCGAGGTGCGTGCCCAAATCGGCGCATTCGTCAAGCGGCTGCGGTCGGTGAACCCGGCTGCGCGGGTGGTGCTGACCGTGTCACCCGTTCCGCTTGCGGCGACTGCGTCAGGCAATCATGTCCTGCCGGCGACGATCTATTCCAAGTCGGTCCTGCGCGTGGCCGCACAGGAGGCGGCCGAAGAGCTCGAGGGGGTGTTCTATTTCCCCTCCTACGAGATTGTCACCGGCCCGCAGGCGCGCGGGCGCTTCTTCGCCGACGATCTGCGCGAGGTGACGGAAGAAGGGGTAGAGCACGTGATGCGGGTCTTCCTGCGCCATGCAGCCGGGATCGAGGGTACTTCCGCGCCAGGGGAGCAGAGGGCTCCGCAGGATCGGTTCACGGCCGACATCACGCGCTGGGTGGAGACGATGTGCGACGAGGCGATGCTCGACGGCGAAGATGCCTGA
- a CDS encoding alpha/beta hydrolase → MNIQPGALVSAEELFRSDELLVRRVGGFGGSTCYVTFDSYTDNRTLDRPGFGEAYFRGRGVDAIHVLSRDNHWYQYPELPGAITAIAAATAGYDQVISYGSSMGGFAALRYGSACGATIGLALSPQYSVDPAVVPFDRRWADDVARIVFRGDDVPPLATQYIVYDPRDPHDRRHFDLFAARSPTRGIPIPHGGHPVGGYLAETDMLRRLLGHVEAGGFDHRAFARELRRRRRQSGHYFFVLAQRVLPHRARQKVALAALAVETQGDNPAYHSQLAAALDAAGDYRAAYEVHQRALAMTDEGLYASHNLLLHHEARGALDQALAIAERLLTEHPAVLWLPKTRERLRRKLRHRTRWGRLASILYLDPLLDRLFR, encoded by the coding sequence ATGAATATCCAGCCAGGGGCCCTGGTCTCGGCAGAGGAGTTATTCCGTTCGGACGAATTGCTGGTCCGCCGCGTCGGCGGTTTCGGCGGCTCAACCTGCTATGTGACGTTCGACTCCTATACCGACAATCGGACGCTTGATCGTCCGGGTTTTGGCGAAGCCTATTTCCGTGGCCGCGGCGTGGATGCGATCCACGTGCTGAGCCGTGACAATCACTGGTATCAATATCCGGAACTGCCTGGCGCGATCACCGCGATTGCCGCGGCGACGGCCGGATATGATCAGGTAATATCCTATGGCTCCAGCATGGGCGGCTTCGCGGCGCTGCGTTACGGCTCCGCCTGCGGTGCGACCATCGGGCTGGCGCTCTCGCCGCAATATAGCGTCGACCCTGCGGTCGTGCCCTTCGACCGGCGCTGGGCAGACGATGTCGCGCGCATCGTCTTTCGCGGGGACGACGTGCCGCCGCTCGCGACCCAATATATCGTCTACGATCCGCGCGATCCGCACGATCGCCGCCATTTCGATTTGTTTGCCGCCCGCTCGCCCACGCGCGGCATTCCCATTCCGCACGGCGGCCACCCGGTTGGCGGCTATCTCGCCGAAACCGATATGCTGCGCCGCCTGCTGGGGCATGTCGAAGCTGGCGGCTTCGATCATAGGGCGTTCGCGCGCGAGCTGCGCCGGCGGCGGCGCCAATCCGGTCATTACTTTTTCGTACTCGCCCAGCGTGTCCTGCCGCACCGCGCCCGCCAGAAGGTGGCGCTGGCGGCGCTGGCGGTCGAGACCCAGGGGGATAACCCTGCCTATCACAGCCAGCTGGCTGCGGCGCTGGATGCCGCCGGCGATTATCGCGCCGCCTATGAAGTCCATCAACGCGCGCTCGCGATGACGGACGAAGGCCTTTATGCCTCCCACAATCTACTGCTGCATCATGAGGCACGCGGCGCGCTCGACCAGGCGCTGGCGATCGCCGAACGCCTGCTGACCGAACATCCGGCCGTATTGTGGCTGCCCAAGACACGCGAACGGCTGCGGCGGAAGTTGCGGCACAGGACGCGGTGGGGACGGCTGGCTTCGATCCTGTATCTCGATCCGTTGCTGGACAGGCTGTTTAGGTAG
- the kdsA gene encoding 3-deoxy-8-phosphooctulonate synthase codes for MSEPNWDLCGRRIGLGEPLFLIAGPCVIESETMALAVAETLRGIADRLGILLIYKSSFDKANRSAGSSFRGPGLEEGLRILEKVRAETGLPVLTDVHEVHQVRPVAQVADVLQTPAFLARQTDLIEAVAISGKPANIKKGQFMAPGDMVNVIAKARAAAADAGLAPSTLMVAERGASFGYHNLVVDMRGLAIMRDTACPVVFDATHSVQLPGGNGTSSGGQREFVPVLSRAAVAVGISGLFMETHPDPAQAKSDGPNAWPLDQLEILLRSLLAIDGAAKGSMQ; via the coding sequence ATGAGCGAACCGAACTGGGATTTGTGCGGCCGCCGCATCGGCCTCGGCGAGCCCCTGTTCCTGATCGCCGGCCCGTGCGTGATCGAAAGCGAGACGATGGCGCTGGCCGTGGCGGAAACGCTGCGAGGGATTGCTGACCGGCTGGGTATTCTGCTGATCTACAAGAGCTCGTTCGACAAGGCGAACCGCAGCGCGGGCAGCTCCTTTCGCGGCCCCGGTCTTGAGGAGGGTTTGCGCATCCTCGAGAAGGTGCGCGCAGAGACCGGGTTGCCGGTGCTGACCGATGTGCACGAAGTGCATCAGGTCCGCCCCGTGGCCCAGGTGGCCGACGTCTTGCAAACGCCCGCCTTCCTCGCCCGTCAGACCGACCTGATCGAGGCAGTCGCCATCTCGGGCAAGCCGGCCAACATCAAGAAGGGCCAGTTCATGGCCCCGGGCGATATGGTCAACGTCATTGCAAAGGCACGTGCGGCGGCCGCCGATGCGGGCCTCGCCCCATCGACGTTGATGGTTGCCGAGCGTGGTGCCTCCTTCGGCTATCATAATCTCGTCGTCGATATGCGCGGGCTCGCCATCATGCGCGATACCGCTTGTCCGGTGGTGTTCGACGCCACCCATTCGGTGCAGCTGCCGGGTGGCAACGGCACCAGCTCAGGCGGGCAGCGCGAATTCGTTCCCGTGCTTTCGCGGGCGGCCGTTGCGGTTGGTATCAGCGGTTTGTTCATGGAAACCCATCCCGATCCGGCGCAGGCCAAATCCGACGGGCCGAATGCATGGCCGCTCGACCAACTTGAGATCTTGCTGCGCTCGCTGCTGGCGATCGACGGGGCCGCCAAAGGCTCAATGCAATGA
- a CDS encoding 3-deoxy-manno-octulosonate cytidylyltransferase, translating into MTAAIVVPARYASTRYPGKPLVELKGAGGVAKPLIRRSWDAAMSVPHVSRVVIATDDDRIAGAAQGFGGDVVMTPESARNGTERCAAALEALGDENIVVNLQGDAPLTPPAFVTALLDAMTADPAIQVATPAVRATPEIHRRLLADQQAGRVGGTTVAVGANGDGLYFSKAVIPHVAPSQVGDPSLPIFLHIGVYAYRRSALEAYATLAPTPLELLEGLEQLRFVEHGMAVRVVEVAAPGYDIWELNNPHDVAPIEAALAARGLE; encoded by the coding sequence ATGACGGCGGCCATCGTCGTCCCCGCGCGCTACGCCTCGACCCGCTACCCCGGAAAGCCATTGGTGGAATTGAAGGGCGCGGGAGGTGTCGCGAAGCCACTAATCCGTCGAAGTTGGGACGCCGCCATGTCGGTGCCCCACGTGTCGCGCGTCGTGATCGCGACAGACGATGATCGCATAGCCGGCGCCGCGCAGGGTTTCGGAGGCGACGTTGTGATGACGCCGGAGAGCGCACGTAACGGCACTGAGCGCTGCGCGGCGGCACTCGAAGCGCTGGGCGACGAAAATATCGTCGTCAATCTCCAGGGCGATGCTCCACTGACTCCGCCAGCCTTTGTTACGGCGCTGCTGGACGCCATGACCGCCGATCCCGCCATCCAGGTGGCGACCCCGGCGGTGCGTGCCACTCCGGAAATCCATCGACGCCTGCTTGCCGACCAACAGGCGGGTCGTGTTGGCGGTACGACCGTTGCCGTCGGTGCCAACGGCGATGGTCTTTATTTTTCCAAGGCAGTCATTCCCCACGTCGCGCCCTCGCAGGTCGGCGATCCGTCGCTGCCTATATTCCTGCACATCGGCGTCTACGCCTATCGCCGTTCCGCACTGGAAGCCTACGCGACGCTCGCACCCACACCGCTCGAGTTGCTCGAAGGGCTCGAACAATTGCGTTTTGTCGAACATGGCATGGCCGTGCGGGTGGTCGAAGTGGCGGCGCCGGGCTATGACATCTGGGAATTGAACAATCCGCATGACGTCGCGCCGATCGAGGCAGCGTTGGCGGCGAGAGGCCTGGAATGA
- a CDS encoding KpsF/GutQ family sugar-phosphate isomerase: protein MQKIKGKPMGVAEFSRQLSRTDRADLVAYGREVIETEAEALNSLAGALDENFARAVTTILNVTGRLVTTGIGKSGYIARKFAATLASTGTPSLYVHPVEAAHGDLGMLMAGDGLLAFSNSGSTAELQPILDYAAKLGLNVIGIASKADSLLMRQADVKLLLPRVDEACPANLAPTTSTAMMMALGDALAMTTMRARGVSAAGFAALHPGGTIGKRLMRVAAIMHREGAMPFVAPETSMRDVIVTITSMSFGIAGVIDESGALVGVITDGDLRRHLDGLLEATAADVMTPDPVWVSPGTFVEDALTAMNKHKITAMFAIEDAETRRPVGLVHVHDFLRLGIA, encoded by the coding sequence ATGCAGAAAATCAAAGGGAAGCCCATGGGCGTTGCCGAATTTTCGCGCCAGCTCTCCCGCACCGATCGTGCCGATCTTGTCGCCTATGGGCGGGAAGTCATCGAGACCGAGGCTGAGGCCCTGAACTCACTAGCAGGTGCGCTGGACGAGAATTTCGCACGAGCGGTCACTACGATCCTCAACGTCACCGGCCGGCTCGTTACAACGGGCATCGGCAAATCCGGTTATATCGCGCGCAAGTTCGCAGCAACGCTGGCCTCGACCGGCACGCCGTCGCTGTACGTCCACCCGGTCGAAGCAGCGCACGGCGATCTCGGCATGCTGATGGCTGGCGACGGACTGCTCGCCTTCTCCAACTCGGGGAGCACGGCCGAACTTCAGCCGATCCTCGATTATGCGGCCAAGCTTGGCCTCAATGTCATCGGCATCGCCTCCAAGGCGGATTCGCTGTTGATGCGGCAGGCGGATGTCAAATTGCTGCTGCCCCGGGTCGATGAGGCTTGCCCGGCCAATCTGGCACCGACGACGTCGACCGCGATGATGATGGCGCTGGGCGATGCTTTGGCAATGACGACAATGCGCGCGCGTGGCGTCTCCGCCGCAGGTTTTGCCGCGCTCCATCCCGGCGGCACGATCGGCAAGCGCCTGATGCGCGTCGCGGCGATCATGCATCGCGAGGGCGCCATGCCGTTCGTCGCACCCGAAACTTCAATGCGCGACGTCATCGTGACGATCACGTCGATGAGCTTCGGCATCGCCGGTGTGATTGATGAGAGCGGAGCGCTGGTCGGGGTTATCACCGACGGCGATTTGCGGCGTCACTTGGATGGCCTGCTCGAAGCGACTGCTGCCGATGTGATGACGCCCGATCCGGTCTGGGTGTCGCCCGGTACATTCGTCGAGGATGCGCTCACCGCGATGAACAAGCACAAGATCACGGCGATGTTCGCGATCGAGGATGCCGAAACGCGGCGCCCTGTCGGCCTGGTGCACGTGCACGATTTCCTCCGCCTAGGTATCGCTTGA
- a CDS encoding cisplatin damage response ATP-dependent DNA ligase translates to MRAFSQLLDGLVYTRSRNAKLKLIADYIRETPDPDRGWAMAALTGSLDLPGVKASAIKALVDERVDPVLFAMSRDFVGDLAETAALLWPKPPGMPPEIDTGALGLAAVIDRLMTLGRVEAPRALAGMLDQLDASGRYALLKLATGELRVGVSARLAKTALAQAFGLDVDQVEEVWHGLRPPYLPLFAWGEGTGAQPTPADVPVFRPFMLAHPLEDLHVDLADYAAEWKWDGIRVQIVGVGGETRLYSRAGDDITGSFPDVAAAFRTTGVLDGELLVKGEIQGGGIEHEGAASFNALQQRLGRKNVSAKMQADYPAFVRLYDILFDGAEDLRGLGWSERRERLEAFVANLDRHRFDLSAVIEADSFDALEEIRGNARDASIEGMMLKRRDSPYIAGRRTGLWYKWKRDPLTADCVMMYAQRGHGKRSSYYSDYTFGCWTAPPDEGGELLPVGKAYSGFTDEELKWLDHFVRTRTVERFGPVREVEKSLVLEVAFDSIHASKRHKSGLAMRFPRIARIRRDKPAAEADMIETLQRMTS, encoded by the coding sequence ATGCGCGCATTTTCACAGCTTCTCGATGGACTGGTCTACACCCGGTCACGCAATGCCAAGCTGAAGCTGATCGCCGATTATATCCGCGAAACTCCCGATCCCGATCGCGGCTGGGCGATGGCGGCGTTGACCGGTTCGCTGGATCTTCCAGGCGTGAAGGCCTCGGCGATCAAGGCGCTGGTGGACGAACGCGTGGATCCGGTGCTGTTTGCAATGAGCCGCGATTTCGTCGGCGATCTCGCTGAAACCGCCGCGCTTCTGTGGCCCAAGCCACCCGGCATGCCGCCTGAAATCGATACCGGCGCGCTGGGCCTGGCCGCCGTGATCGATCGCCTGATGACGCTCGGCCGCGTCGAAGCGCCGCGTGCACTGGCGGGAATGCTCGATCAGCTCGACGCCTCCGGCCGCTACGCCCTGCTGAAGCTTGCCACCGGAGAATTGCGCGTGGGCGTTTCCGCACGGCTCGCCAAAACCGCGCTGGCGCAGGCGTTCGGGCTCGACGTCGATCAGGTCGAAGAGGTGTGGCATGGCTTGCGGCCGCCCTATCTGCCGCTCTTCGCCTGGGGGGAGGGTACTGGCGCGCAGCCGACGCCGGCGGACGTGCCGGTGTTCCGGCCGTTCATGCTGGCGCATCCGCTCGAGGATTTGCACGTCGACCTCGCCGATTATGCCGCCGAGTGGAAATGGGACGGTATTCGCGTCCAGATCGTCGGTGTCGGCGGCGAAACCCGGCTCTACAGCCGAGCCGGCGACGACATTACGGGTAGCTTCCCCGACGTGGCCGCAGCCTTTCGCACCACCGGCGTGCTCGACGGCGAACTGCTGGTCAAAGGCGAGATTCAGGGGGGCGGCATCGAGCATGAGGGCGCGGCTAGCTTCAATGCTCTCCAACAGCGGCTGGGCCGCAAGAATGTCTCGGCCAAGATGCAGGCCGATTACCCAGCCTTCGTGCGCCTCTACGACATCTTGTTCGACGGCGCTGAGGACCTACGCGGGCTTGGCTGGAGTGAGCGGCGAGAGCGACTGGAGGCATTCGTTGCCAATCTCGATAGGCATCGTTTCGACCTGTCGGCGGTGATCGAGGCCGACAGCTTCGATGCGCTCGAGGAAATCCGTGGCAATGCCCGCGATGCCTCAATCGAAGGAATGATGCTTAAGCGGCGCGATTCCCCCTACATCGCCGGGCGCCGCACCGGCCTGTGGTATAAATGGAAACGCGATCCGCTGACCGCGGATTGCGTGATGATGTATGCCCAGCGCGGCCACGGCAAACGCTCGAGCTATTATTCGGACTATACTTTTGGCTGTTGGACGGCGCCGCCGGACGAAGGCGGCGAACTGCTACCGGTCGGAAAGGCCTATTCGGGCTTCACCGACGAGGAGCTGAAGTGGCTCGATCATTTTGTGCGAACGCGCACGGTGGAGCGCTTCGGGCCGGTTCGCGAAGTCGAGAAGAGCCTGGTGCTGGAGGTGGCATTCGATTCCATCCACGCCTCCAAGCGCCACAAGTCCGGGCTGGCCATGCGATTTCCCCGGATCGCCCGAATTCGGCGCGACAAACCGGCGGCGGAAGCCGACATGATCGAAACATTGCAGCGGATGACGAGCTAG
- a CDS encoding DUF1328 domain-containing protein: MLKLALIFLVIGLVLGVLGFGGIGGAFVEIAKILFFIALVLFVIFLILALLAGRAVT, translated from the coding sequence ATGCTCAAGCTTGCACTCATCTTCCTGGTCATCGGCCTGGTGCTCGGTGTGCTGGGGTTCGGCGGTATCGGTGGCGCCTTCGTCGAAATCGCCAAGATCCTGTTCTTCATCGCCCTGGTCCTGTTTGTTATCTTCCTGATCCTGGCGCTGCTCGCCGGGCGGGCAGTTACCTGA
- a CDS encoding Dps family protein gives MADTPAPKLATPTDLKSNELSSVADALNASLADCFALYLKTKNFHWHVSGPHFRDYHLLMDDQATQIYEITDAIAERVRKTGNTTLRSIGDVARHQTIKDNDAQFVDAASMLNELRDDNLKLVEGFRKVKELAEEAKDNATSGIVDEWTDQAEERAWFLFEASRKA, from the coding sequence ATGGCGGACACCCCCGCTCCCAAGCTTGCCACGCCGACCGATCTCAAGTCGAACGAGCTTTCCAGCGTCGCAGACGCGCTGAATGCCTCGCTGGCGGATTGCTTCGCGCTTTATCTCAAGACGAAGAATTTTCACTGGCACGTCTCGGGGCCGCACTTTCGCGATTACCATTTGCTGATGGATGACCAGGCGACGCAGATCTACGAGATCACCGACGCCATTGCGGAGCGCGTGCGCAAGACCGGCAATACCACGCTTCGCTCGATTGGCGACGTGGCACGCCACCAGACGATCAAGGACAATGACGCGCAGTTCGTCGATGCCGCCAGCATGCTGAACGAGTTGCGTGACGACAATCTCAAGCTGGTGGAAGGCTTCCGCAAGGTGAAGGAGCTCGCCGAGGAGGCCAAGGATAACGCCACCAGCGGCATCGTCGACGAATGGACCGATCAGGCCGAGGAGCGCGCCTGGTTCCTGTTCGAAGCCAGCCGCAAGGCCTGA
- the rpmG gene encoding 50S ribosomal protein L33, translated as MAKPTTVKIKLVSSADTGFFYVTKKNPRNQTEKMSFRKYDPVARKHVEFKEAKIK; from the coding sequence ATGGCAAAGCCGACCACCGTCAAGATCAAGCTCGTCAGCTCGGCCGATACCGGCTTCTTCTACGTCACGAAGAAGAATCCGCGCAATCAGACCGAGAAGATGTCCTTCCGCAAATATGATCCCGTCGCGCGCAAGCACGTCGAGTTCAAGGAAGCCAAGATCAAGTAA